From a region of the Pongo abelii isolate AG06213 chromosome 9, NHGRI_mPonAbe1-v2.0_pri, whole genome shotgun sequence genome:
- the LOC100434813 gene encoding olfactory receptor 5AK2: MTLGNSTEVTECYLLGFGAQQEFWCILFIVFLLIYVTSIMGNTGIILLINTDSRFQTPIYFFLQHLAFVDICYTSAITPKMLQSFTEEKNLISFQGYVIQLLVYATFATSDCYLLAMMAMDHYVAICKPLHYTVIMSRTVCIHLVAGSYIMGSINASVQTGFTFSLSFCQSNSINHFFCDVPPILALSCSNVDINIMLLVVFVGFNLMFTGLVIIFSYIYIMATILKMSSSAGRKKSFSTRASHLTAVAVFYGALSYMYLQSQSNNSQENMKVASIFYGTVIPMLNPFIYSLRNKEVKEALKVIEKKFF; the protein is encoded by the coding sequence ATGACACTAGGAAATAGCACTGAAGTGACTGAATGCTATCTTCTGGGATTTGGTGCCCAGCAAGAGTTTTGGTGTATCCTCTTCATTGTATTTCTTCTCATCTATGTGACCTCCATAATGGGTAATACTGGAATAATCTTACTCATCAACACAGATTCCAGATTTCAAACACCCATATACTTTTTTCTACAacatttggcttttgttgatATATGTTACACTTCTGCTATCACTCCCAAGATGCTCCAAAGCTTCACAGAGGAAAAGAATTTAATATCGTTTCAGGGCTATGTGATACAATTATTGGTTTATGCAACATTTGCAACCAGTGACTGTTATCTCCTGGCTATGATGGCAATGGATCATTATGTTGCCATTTGTAAGCCCCTTCACTATACTGTAATCATGTCCCGAACAGTCTGCATCCATTTGGTAGCTGGTTCATACATCATGGGCTCAATAAATGCCTCTGTACAAACAGGTTTTACATTTTCACTGTCCTTCTGCCAGTCCAATAGCATCAATCACTTTTTCTGTGATGTTCCCCCTATTCTTGCTCTTTCATGCTCCAATGTTGACATCAACATCATGCTACTTGTTGTCTTTGTGGGATTTAACTTGATGTTCACTGGGTTGGTCATCATCTTTTCCTACATCTACATCATGGCCACCATCCTGAAAATGTCTTCCAGTGCAGGAAGGAAAAAATCCTTCTCAACACGTGCCTCCCACCTGACCGCAGTTGCCGTTTTCTATGGGGCCCTCTCTTACATGTATTTGCAGTCTCAGTCTAATAATTCCCAGGAAAATATGAAAGTGGCCTCTATATTTTATGGCACAGTTATTCCCATGTTAAATCCTTTTATCTATAGCTTGAGAAATAAGGAAGTAAAAGAAGCTTTAAAAGTGATAGAGAAAAAGTTCTTTTAA